The genomic region AGTATTATTATAATAATTTTTATATTTTATATATTTAATACACATATTTTAAAAAAATTTATATTATTAATTATTTAATAATATAAAAATTTATCTCTATTAAAGAATAGATTCATAAAAAATTTTAAAAATAGATTTATATTTAAAAAATATTTTATTTCATTTAATTTGAAAGAAGTTTAATCTTTTTAAGATAATATTTACTTAAATCAAAATATGAATTTAATATACAAAATAGTATTTTTTTGTGATTATTATCTAATCCACAAAAATTTACTAAGGTTTTGTATATACCTTCTTTTTGAATAAAGTTATGTAATCTGTTAGATTCTATATCTTTTGGATGTCTATAATGCAAAACCGATGCTATACCTATTAATAAATTAGAATTAGATAAATTATATTTTAAAGTTCCTAACAAAGGTCTAATAAACCTTTCATTAAACTTTAATTTTTGAATTGGATTTCTAGCAACACGTACTATACTATCATTTATATATATATTTTTAAAACGACTAATAGTTTTATTGATATACAAATAATGAGATTCAGGTTTTAAATTATATTTTTTAATTAAAAATTCTCCAGTTTCTTGCATTGCTCCTAAAACTATTTTATATATCCTATCATCTGAAATAGCTTCTATAATTTTTTGATAACCATAAACATTTCCTAAATAAGCAGTAATTGCATGACCTGTGTTTAAAGTAAATATTTTTCTTTCAATATAATAAATTAAATTATTTTTAAATTTTACACCATGTATATTGGGTATTAATCCTTTAAATTGATTTTTATCAACAACCCATTCATAAAATGACTCAACATTTACTGACAATTTTTTATCTTCTTTAGTTGTTTTTAAAGGAACAATTCTATCAACAGAAGAATTGATAAAACCTATATAATCATGTATAAAATTATGTAATTTTGTGGGTATATATTTAATTATTTGTTGGTATAAGTAATTAGTCGCATATATTAAATTTTCACATGAAATAATATTTAAAGGATGAAAATTTTTTTTATTACTTCTTAAAATTAAACCTTTTGCAATTATTAAGGATATATCCTTTAAGACATTAACTCCAACAGAAGTGGTAATCAAATCTACCTCACCTATTAATGATATAACTTTTATATCATTACTATGAACAACATTTATTCCTCTAATTTCTTTTGTAATTAATCTCTTACCTAATTCATTAACTAGATATTTTTTTTCTAAACTTAAAATTTTTAATATATTTTCATCTATATCTGCAAAAT from Buchnera aphidicola (Neophyllaphis podocarpi) harbors:
- a CDS encoding mannitol-1-phosphate 5-dehydrogenase yields the protein MSKIQKLKALHFGAGNIGLGFIGQLLIKSNFVVYFADIDENILKILSLEKKYLVNELGKRLITKEIRGINVVHSNDIKVISLIGEVDLITTSVGVNVLKDISLIIAKGLILRSNKKNFHPLNIISCENLIYATNYLYQQIIKYIPTKLHNFIHDYIGFINSSVDRIVPLKTTKEDKKLSVNVESFYEWVVDKNQFKGLIPNIHGVKFKNNLIYYIERKIFTLNTGHAITAYLGNVYGYQKIIEAISDDRIYKIVLGAMQETGEFLIKKYNLKPESHYLYINKTISRFKNIYINDSIVRVARNPIQKLKFNERFIRPLLGTLKYNLSNSNLLIGIASVLHYRHPKDIESNRLHNFIQKEGIYKTLVNFCGLDNNHKKILFCILNSYFDLSKYYLKKIKLLSN